The genomic segment GTTGTCAAGAAAGTCGGTGTGGCCAACCAGTTTCTTACCTATAGCTGTGCGCTTGGCGTGGATCAGATGACCAAGGTCATTGAGGTGGATGGGAGGCAGATCAGGCTTGGGGCGCAGCCGGTAGGCGTCAACCGGGATCATATCCAGCACATCCTTAATGATGGCGGTATCAGGGACGATATCGAACAGCTGAAAGCGATGAAGGTGGAGTCAGGCATAACACGGATCATATCGGTCGAACGCTTGGATTATGTCAAAGGACCATTGGAAAAAATACAGGCCTTTGGTGAATTTCTGGAAGAATACCCCGAATTTAGGGGGAAAATAGAGCTTGTCAATGTCTGCACGCCTCCCTCCCAAGGAATGACGATCTATGATGAGATCCGGGATCAGGTCAATCAGGCCGTGGGGGAGATCAATGGTAAATTTGCGACCATGAACTGGAATCCCATCCAATATTTTTACCGTGCTCTGCCCTTTGAGGAAGTCGTCAAGCAATACGCGCTAAGTGACATCGCATGGATTACCCCACTGCGGGACGGCTTAAATTTGGTGGCCAAAGAGTATATCGCCACGCATGGGCTGTTGGATACATCGGGGATACTTGTCTTGTCTGAATTTGCAGGAGCTTCGGTCGAACTGCCATATGCGATATTGACTAATCCCTACGACCGAAAAAGTATGAAAGAATCGCTGCTCAAAGCGTTGGTGATGGAGCCCGGCGAAGCGCAACTAAGGGCAAGGCGGTTATATGAGCATATCGAGCACTATGATATCCATTTCTGGGGGCGGGATTTTGTTAATGAGCTCGAAAAATCCGTGAAGCAGAGGTAGGAAAACATTATCCGCCTAACATGCTCTTCACGACCTTTTCCAGATCATCTAGGCTAAAAGGCTTTTCAAGAAAAATATCAGCGCCGGCATCCGCAGCTAGCTTCTCTATATTATAGTTGGCTGAAAGAAGGATAACAGGGATATACCGGTGTAAGGGATGAGCCTTGAGCAACCGTATCGCCTCTACGCCACCAATGCTGGGTATCCAGTTGTCCATGAGGATCAGATTCGGCTGGACCATACTGACCCGTTCGATAACATCGTGTGAGGTTTGGGAAACAGCAACCTGATAGCCGTCGTGCTCAAGTATAAGCGAACAGATCTCCAAAATATTGATGTCGTCATCAAAGATCAGTATAGTTTTAGCTTCCATCGATAGTTAGTATTTGTGGTCGTTGTCTGAATATACGAAATATTAAAAAGGTGGGATTGCCGCTATACAAAAGAATCGAGAAATACTGGTCAGCTCATGTGCAAATCGATCCCTATAACTCATATTTTTGACTCATATCATCATTTGCAACTTATTGGTTACAGATCGTTTTTTCTATTGATGTTACAAAAGAAGATCAATGGCTGACCGGGAGAATGTAGGGCAGTATGTACAAAATAGTGACAAGCAAATGATGTGTATCTTTCTGCAGATATGTTCTGGTATCCTCTCCACTGTGATCGGAAATATGCTCTTGAAAGTTTGCCAGATCATGCATATTCCATAGCAACGATAACGCAAAGATACCAGCGATAGTTCGCGTGCTGCTCCCTGTTAAAATGCGATATGGTGGGGCATCGTACATCGGATCTCTTCAGTCCAATTGTTTATCGAATATTGATGGTAAGTTAATACTAAAGAAACTTTGTACTGTTACATTTGGCACCGCAATGGAACACATTCGGCCTATCAAATCTTCTGATCAGAAAAGCTTCAATAGTGTATACGAAATGTATCACGGGCAGATTTATGGTTTTGTCCTAAAGCGGACGCAGTCGGACTATATTGCCCAGGAAGTCACCCAGCTGACTTTCATCAAACTGTGGAACCAACGCGAGAAATTGAACGAGGAGCTCAGCATTCTGATTCAGCTCTTCGGCATGGCCCGACAGGTGATGATTGATCTGCTGCGCAAGGAGGCCATCCGGTTTAAACATGAAGGCCAGACCGCGGCAACACCTTTTACCGATAGCCTGATCCGATCCATAGAAAGCAAAGACCTGTTGCAAATGATGGAAAGAGATATCCAGAATATGCCACGCATGCGACGCAAGGTCTTTGAACTAAGCCGCAAAGACGAGCTCTCGCATAAAGAGATCGCAGCCCTGTTTTCCATCTCCACCAAAACGGTGGAACAGCATATCACGAAAGCTCTGTTGCAGCTCAAACAGCACCTTTATTCGATTATGTTATAAGACCTTAATGTTAAGGATATAGCTTCTCTATTAAATAATTGTTAAGTAATAAGGGGTAAGCCGCCGGCCTGCGTAATAGGAGTATGAAGCAGGATAAACAGCAGCAGATACGCAAAAAGATCTGGAAAATGCCCTTTCTGGTCGACGAACTTTTCAAGGACGATGACTGGAGCCTATTTGATGGCACAACGGCACAGCACAAGGTACCCACCGGGGAAATGAAAAAGCGGATCCAGACCGCAATACAGGCGGCGGAACAACGGCTGGAAAAAAAGGCTGTCCGTAAATATAGGCTCATGCGTCTATTACGCTATAGTGCCGCAGCGGCCATACTTGTCTTCTTTTCTTTCCATTTTATCACCTGGTGGATCAAAGATGAAGAACACGCAACTAAGGACAGGGCAGTTGCATTGTCTCAGGCAGTGATGAGTGATACGAGCTGGACCTTTATCGAAAATCGAGCATCCGCGCCCATACGGATCAAGTTGGCGGATGGATCCCATGTTAAGCTGTTTGCAAAGAGTTGTATTCGCTACCGTAAGGTTTTCACGCCTCAAGCACGCGACATCGAGCTGATCGGGAAGGCCTATTTTGATGTCGCTTCCGACGCCGAACGCCCATTTTCGGTATATGCCGGTGGAACCAAAACGACGGCACTCGGCACCTCCTTTACGATCCAGACTGGCAGGAAAAAAAGGGCTGTAACGGTAGCGCTTCATACCGGCAAGGTGCTTGTTGCCTCGGTGGATCATAAGTTTAAAGCGGTCTTTCTGAAGAGCCCCGGCCAACGGCTGTCCGTTGACAACTTTGGGCTTACCAGGGAACATATACCGGTAAAAAAACGCATCGAACAAAAAGAGCTGCACGCTGATTCACCTGTTGACCTGCTGGATCTAAAAAATACACCTATGCCGCTCGTGCTGCAAGCATTGGAAAGAACTTTTAAGCTTAAGCTTCATATTGGTGACCGGGATATCGCAGACATCCATTATACAGGCCAGATCGATGTGCATAAAGATCAGGTTAAAGACATCCTAACGACAATCTGTCTGATCAACGAATTGCGCTATGTATCAAATGCCGACGGAAGTTACACCCTTTATAAACAAGATAGTAAAACCAACGAACATCTAAACAACTAACAGATATGCTCAGAAAGACAAATCCACAAAAAAAGAACCTGTTTCTTTTTGCACTGCTTTCGGCTGGGTTCACCCATGTACACGCCCAGCAAGATCAAGTGAAAGGAGCGGTACAGGACGAAAAGGGACAATTCATTGCCGGTGTCAGTGTCAAGGCAATACCGGTGAATGGCGGTAAAAGTATAACGACCAGCACGGACAGTAGGGGGTTATTTCGTTTTCAGAATCTGATAGAACTGACCGGATATCAATTTGTGTTTTCGGCTGTCGGCTTTCAGCCCGACACCTTGTCTGGCTATGTGATCGAGGCCAGAAAACCATTGTCGCTCAGTGTCAGGCTACAGCAAGGCTCTGTCAAGCTGGATGAGGTTGTGATCGGCTACGGCCGTGTATCCCGAAAAGATGTAACAAGCTCTATCAGTACAATACGTGGGGATGAGGCCAACGTGGGGGTGTTTACATCGCCTGCGCAGATGTTGCAGGGAAAGGTAGCGGGATTAACCATATCGACAAATAATAGCAATCCCAACGCAACGCCATCGATCAGCCTCCGGGGTGCATCGACTTTACGAAGTGGGGAAGCCATGGAGCCCTATTATGTCATCGACGGTGTGCCGGGAGCATCGCTTACCTTAGTTGCTCCCGATGATATAGCGTCCATAGATGTGCTCCGTGATGCATCGGCAACGGCGATCTATGGTTCCAAAGCCGCCAACGGTGTCATCATTGTGACCACCAAGCGGGGAAAAGCAGGCCAGACCAGCATTAGCTACAACGGTTACCTGGCTATTGACAGGGTGGCGAAACATTACAAGATGATGAACGCTGCACAATATCGCTCTTACGTCAATGACAATGGCTTCTCGATGGAACCCACCGACGACCTGGGAGCCAATACCGACTGGGAACGCGCAGTGGAGCGAACCGGGATATCCAACAATCACAATATCGCCGTCCTCGGAGGTGCGGACAAGACGCAATACAGTATCAGTCTCAATACCATCAAAAATAATGGTGTCATCAAAGGCACAGATATGGGCCGGCAGATTGCCCGTGCTTTTGTGCAGACCAAGGCACTCAACGACCGGCTGACCGCCTCGTTCAATATCAACGCCAGCATCACCAAACAGAACGACGTGCTTGCGCTGGACCAGGGTCTTAGTGTGTATGACGCCATGTATTATTATCTGCCGGTATCACCAATAAAAAACACCGACGGATCCTGGTTTGAGAAGTCGGACCGGTCCCAGTATGCCAATCCGGTGTCGCTGATTGAGGAGAATACAAATTTCTCCAAGACTAAAGTCATTCAGGCCCATGCCAAACTAGGCTATGAAATCTTGCCGGGCCTGAGCTATAACATTGATCTCTCTTTACAAAACAGGCAGTTCAACAATGCGCAATATTATTCGAGCCTGTC from the Sphingobacterium thalpophilum genome contains:
- a CDS encoding FecR family protein, with protein sequence MKQDKQQQIRKKIWKMPFLVDELFKDDDWSLFDGTTAQHKVPTGEMKKRIQTAIQAAEQRLEKKAVRKYRLMRLLRYSAAAAILVFFSFHFITWWIKDEEHATKDRAVALSQAVMSDTSWTFIENRASAPIRIKLADGSHVKLFAKSCIRYRKVFTPQARDIELIGKAYFDVASDAERPFSVYAGGTKTTALGTSFTIQTGRKKRAVTVALHTGKVLVASVDHKFKAVFLKSPGQRLSVDNFGLTREHIPVKKRIEQKELHADSPVDLLDLKNTPMPLVLQALERTFKLKLHIGDRDIADIHYTGQIDVHKDQVKDILTTICLINELRYVSNADGSYTLYKQDSKTNEHLNN
- a CDS encoding sigma-70 family RNA polymerase sigma factor → MEHIRPIKSSDQKSFNSVYEMYHGQIYGFVLKRTQSDYIAQEVTQLTFIKLWNQREKLNEELSILIQLFGMARQVMIDLLRKEAIRFKHEGQTAATPFTDSLIRSIESKDLLQMMERDIQNMPRMRRKVFELSRKDELSHKEIAALFSISTKTVEQHITKALLQLKQHLYSIML
- a CDS encoding response regulator; its protein translation is MEAKTILIFDDDINILEICSLILEHDGYQVAVSQTSHDVIERVSMVQPNLILMDNWIPSIGGVEAIRLLKAHPLHRYIPVILLSANYNIEKLAADAGADIFLEKPFSLDDLEKVVKSMLGG